One Thiocapsa sp. genomic window carries:
- a CDS encoding NRDE family protein: protein MPISHHESALQGFLLPEGFQFMCTFVILRRPGHPWPVLIAANRDEMRTRPSRPPGRHWPDRSEVCAGRDLESGGSWLGVNDHGLVAAVMNRKGTLGPLPGKRSRGELVLDALDHAEASEAAGALADLDPEAYRPFNLVLADPRSAYWLRHGGDGEIRVHPIAAGLHMLSAGELDDLGEPRIAEHLPKFLAAQTPDPDAEDWTAWRGLLASHGSGPDADPESAMTFERSDGFGTRSAALIAIPLYPGYGSGPIWLHAQGRPDQSQFTRVPN, encoded by the coding sequence ATGCCGATCTCGCATCATGAAAGCGCACTGCAGGGTTTTCTCCTGCCCGAGGGGTTTCAATTCATGTGTACCTTCGTCATTCTGAGGCGTCCGGGTCATCCCTGGCCGGTCTTGATCGCGGCCAATCGCGACGAGATGCGCACGCGGCCGAGTCGCCCGCCGGGCCGACATTGGCCGGATCGCTCGGAGGTGTGCGCAGGGCGCGACCTGGAGTCCGGCGGGAGCTGGCTCGGGGTCAACGATCATGGCCTCGTCGCTGCGGTCATGAACCGCAAGGGTACGCTCGGCCCCCTGCCCGGCAAGCGCAGTCGCGGCGAGCTGGTCTTGGATGCGCTCGACCATGCCGAAGCCTCCGAGGCGGCCGGTGCGCTGGCCGATCTCGATCCGGAGGCCTATCGGCCCTTCAATCTGGTGCTGGCGGATCCGCGCTCGGCCTATTGGCTGCGTCACGGAGGCGACGGCGAGATCCGCGTCCATCCGATCGCCGCCGGTCTACACATGTTGAGCGCAGGCGAGCTCGACGATCTCGGTGAGCCGCGCATCGCCGAGCATCTTCCGAAGTTCCTTGCTGCGCAGACCCCGGATCCCGATGCCGAGGACTGGACGGCCTGGCGGGGGCTGCTGGCGTCGCATGGGTCCGGTCCGGATGCGGATCCCGAGTCCGCCATGACGTTCGAGCGGTCCGACGGGTTCGGTACGCGATCCGCTGCGCTGATCGCCATCCCCCTCTATCCCGGTTACGGCAGCGGTCCGATCTGGCTGCATGCGCAGGGGAGACCGGATCAATCCCAATTCACCCGAGTCCCCAACTAA
- a CDS encoding PKD domain-containing protein, with translation MPQCLARRMRKAPCVLFGLLPAILAGMLFISEAVSGDDSVSGHDDMTSLLAYDASPPDNRTPLILIHGYRSTLSVTQPRPVWQNLGQFIRHWDRSGLDEAYKLYLFSYMSDVLPVGGGDDADTLATRLRDWIDIRTAADPGSAHRLPDVPLVIIGHSMGGLVARAMMEQTTYRQGYWQGRPAGERVLRLITLGTPHHGMPSANESRVSGCLYRETRPAWRPLSALTGSLFWNRGGETAPSAPNRNELVWDNFNGAMDGCQAIEAAEKNRLLPLSGRFNAGIVAYGAFLSTSDPQRPSTLSGFIRECPDAARARDNRMLQLCNSVLSYEALLRPDAYGENDAFVPLRSSLFEGAEIARRHLLADFDHDQIRGGLDFAPVEGNPYYELYPPLADDLNAVSFGARFSPEGPIRAPARVALIPAGPIKDHTEIEWLQHDGTRLSERAPTVEYPQAGRFPVKMILRDPALGLIERSTEVVVLDPAVTAIPTQPGGLAWAFGVAASPSVRESRWTFGDGSGTAFGTSVVHRYAMPGFYPVEVVLTLHDGTQLRGEHWLVVGTPDEIEIPAHRIGGAEIWPGGTLYRVRGIVQVAEGGHLEIREGAEVLFDPGAGLLVEGLLTAHDAGLGPAVPGVPWSGIRFIGSGADDSRLSGVSLAQVQGMPRGPLVSIEDASPEILRSFLDGAGAGDGILIQGGAPLLRDNEIRGLTQGAGIKVVAGAPIVTGNLITDSRVGIASEAPGEGVYLRNDLQRNRIGLAVEYSESDRNAPRFEENGFAENAVADAAVRGRIGARIEWTDVGIYRLDGGLEIGSAGSLDIGPGIAVQVTAGDALRAWGSLRANDVGFSAVELGQPWQGILLSGPGSTDSQLRHVRIRDAVGSQGGVPPHAAIHVQDSAPILSGLDLQGDGAGVGIGIDGGRAAVSGSRLAAFEQAVRVWSGAPIVERMEISGNAIGIVLDAAAFGSYRFNRFSGNRLYAMSAPAGAVGLIDASKGYWGDRSGPLDDSDDRAEGGLYNPGGRGDRVTDGIGYFPWVGGQKVGIPSRP, from the coding sequence ATGCCGCAATGCCTTGCGAGACGGATGCGCAAAGCGCCCTGTGTTTTGTTCGGGCTTCTCCCGGCTATCCTGGCGGGGATGCTCTTCATCTCGGAGGCCGTGTCGGGAGACGACTCGGTCTCTGGGCATGACGACATGACATCTCTCCTGGCATACGACGCTTCTCCGCCGGACAACCGCACGCCGCTTATCCTGATCCACGGTTATCGAAGCACTCTGAGCGTGACGCAACCGCGTCCAGTCTGGCAGAACCTGGGGCAGTTCATCCGTCACTGGGATCGTTCGGGACTCGACGAGGCATACAAGCTCTATCTCTTTTCTTATATGAGCGATGTTCTGCCGGTCGGCGGGGGCGATGATGCCGACACCTTGGCCACTCGGCTGCGGGATTGGATCGACATCCGCACCGCCGCCGACCCGGGAAGCGCTCATCGGCTCCCGGATGTGCCTCTTGTCATCATCGGCCACAGTATGGGTGGGCTGGTGGCACGCGCGATGATGGAGCAGACGACTTATCGGCAAGGGTATTGGCAGGGACGACCGGCGGGCGAGCGTGTGTTGAGGCTCATCACGCTCGGAACCCCGCATCACGGGATGCCGTCCGCGAACGAAAGCCGTGTCTCGGGGTGTCTTTATCGCGAGACGCGCCCTGCCTGGCGACCGCTATCCGCCTTAACCGGCAGTCTATTCTGGAATCGCGGCGGCGAGACCGCGCCGTCCGCACCGAACCGCAACGAGCTTGTGTGGGACAACTTCAACGGCGCCATGGACGGCTGCCAGGCGATCGAGGCGGCGGAGAAGAATCGGCTGTTGCCGCTCTCGGGGCGTTTCAATGCGGGCATCGTCGCCTACGGCGCCTTTCTGTCGACGTCCGATCCGCAACGCCCGAGCACCCTGAGCGGATTTATCCGGGAGTGTCCGGATGCGGCGAGGGCGCGCGACAACCGGATGCTGCAACTCTGCAATTCGGTGCTGAGCTACGAGGCACTCTTGCGTCCCGATGCCTACGGCGAGAACGATGCTTTCGTGCCGCTCCGCAGCAGTCTATTCGAGGGGGCCGAGATTGCCCGGCGCCATCTGCTCGCCGACTTCGATCATGACCAAATTCGCGGGGGGCTGGATTTCGCCCCGGTCGAAGGCAACCCCTACTACGAGCTCTATCCCCCTCTTGCAGATGATCTCAATGCCGTGTCCTTCGGCGCTCGGTTCTCCCCGGAGGGTCCGATTCGCGCCCCTGCGCGCGTCGCGCTCATCCCCGCGGGACCGATTAAGGACCACACCGAGATCGAGTGGCTTCAGCATGACGGCACCCGCTTGAGCGAGCGTGCGCCGACGGTGGAGTATCCGCAGGCGGGCCGGTTCCCGGTGAAGATGATCCTGCGCGATCCCGCGCTGGGGCTGATCGAGCGCTCGACCGAGGTGGTCGTCCTCGATCCTGCGGTCACGGCCATCCCGACCCAGCCGGGCGGGCTTGCTTGGGCCTTCGGGGTCGCTGCATCGCCGTCGGTCCGCGAGTCCCGCTGGACGTTCGGGGACGGCTCGGGAACAGCGTTCGGTACTTCGGTAGTCCATCGCTATGCCATGCCGGGCTTCTACCCCGTCGAGGTCGTCCTGACGCTGCACGACGGGACCCAATTGCGCGGGGAGCATTGGCTGGTAGTAGGGACCCCGGATGAGATCGAGATCCCCGCACACCGCATCGGCGGCGCGGAGATTTGGCCCGGGGGTACCCTCTATCGGGTCCGCGGGATCGTGCAGGTTGCCGAAGGTGGACATCTCGAGATTCGCGAAGGCGCCGAGGTGCTGTTCGATCCCGGAGCGGGTCTCCTCGTGGAAGGTTTACTGACGGCTCATGATGCCGGTTTGGGTCCTGCGGTGCCCGGTGTGCCCTGGAGCGGAATCCGCTTCATCGGTTCCGGTGCCGACGATAGCCGCCTGAGCGGCGTCTCCCTCGCACAGGTGCAAGGCATGCCGAGGGGGCCCCTGGTCTCGATCGAGGATGCCTCGCCGGAGATTCTGCGGTCGTTTCTGGACGGTGCGGGTGCGGGTGACGGGATCTTGATTCAGGGCGGTGCACCGCTTCTCCGCGACAATGAAATTCGCGGACTGACGCAAGGAGCCGGCATCAAGGTGGTTGCCGGCGCACCGATCGTGACCGGCAATCTCATCACGGACAGCCGGGTGGGGATCGCCTCGGAGGCGCCGGGCGAGGGTGTCTATCTGCGTAACGACCTGCAGCGCAACCGGATCGGTTTGGCGGTCGAGTACTCGGAGTCGGACCGCAACGCCCCGCGTTTTGAAGAGAACGGGTTCGCGGAGAATGCAGTGGCCGATGCGGCGGTACGAGGACGGATCGGTGCGCGCATCGAATGGACGGATGTGGGGATCTATCGGCTCGATGGCGGGCTCGAGATCGGCTCGGCCGGGAGTTTGGATATCGGCCCCGGGATTGCCGTGCAGGTGACCGCGGGCGACGCCTTGCGTGCTTGGGGTAGCTTGCGGGCGAACGACGTAGGTTTCTCCGCGGTCGAGCTCGGACAGCCATGGCAGGGTATCCTGTTGTCGGGACCGGGTTCCACCGACAGCCAGTTGCGTCATGTCCGGATACGCGATGCGGTCGGGAGTCAAGGAGGCGTTCCCCCGCATGCGGCGATCCATGTCCAGGACAGTGCGCCGATTCTCTCGGGTCTCGACCTGCAGGGTGACGGAGCGGGTGTCGGTATCGGCATCGACGGCGGTCGAGCGGCGGTGAGTGGCTCGCGGCTTGCCGCCTTCGAGCAGGCGGTACGGGTCTGGTCCGGAGCGCCGATCGTCGAACGTATGGAGATCAGCGGCAACGCGATCGGGATCGTGCTCGATGCCGCGGCGTTCGGATCTTATCGGTTCAACCGGTTCAGCGGCAATCGGCTGTATGCCATGTCCGCACCTGCGGGGGCGGTCGGCCTGATCGACGCATCGAAAGGCTATTGGGGAGATCGCTCGGGTCCGCTCGATGACTCGGACGACCGCGCCGAGGGTGGACTCTATAACCCCGGCGGGCGCGGCGATCGCGTGACCGACGGGATCGGCTACTTTCCCTGGGTTGGCGGGCAAAAGGTCGGGATCCCAAGTCGCCCCTAG
- the odhB gene encoding 2-oxoglutarate dehydrogenase complex dihydrolipoyllysine-residue succinyltransferase, which translates to MSSEVRVPALPESVADATVATWHKRPGDSVKREENLVDLETDKVVLEVPSPIDGILREIMANEGDLVQSDAVLALIEASDAGATPPARKASPPPAKAAPAKAASPNPAAKTAPTGTEPQVAPAARRLVKELNLDPHAIPGTGRDGRIHKADVIAYLDEREQAAPAKDPDLSPAAPAPSPSLTGEAGRPEQRVPMTRLRARVAERLVQAQQNAAMLTTFNEVDLKAVLALRSRYKDQFEKTHGVRLGFMSFFVKAAVEALQRFPVINASVDGDDIIYHGYYDIGIAVSSPRGLVVPILRNCDQLGMADVEQGIVAFGEKAQNGNLSYEELTGGTFSITNGGVFGSLLSTPILNPPQSAILGMHKIQERPIADKGEIKIAPMMNLALTYDHRIIDGREAVQFLVSIKETLEDPARLLLRI; encoded by the coding sequence ATGAGCAGTGAAGTCCGTGTCCCCGCCCTCCCCGAGTCGGTTGCCGACGCCACGGTTGCGACCTGGCACAAACGCCCGGGCGATTCGGTCAAGCGCGAGGAGAACCTGGTCGATCTGGAGACCGACAAGGTCGTGCTCGAGGTCCCCTCGCCGATCGACGGCATCCTCCGCGAGATCATGGCCAACGAGGGCGATCTGGTTCAGTCCGATGCCGTGCTGGCGCTGATCGAAGCGAGCGACGCCGGGGCGACGCCGCCGGCACGCAAGGCATCTCCGCCGCCTGCCAAGGCCGCTCCAGCCAAGGCCGCGTCGCCGAACCCGGCGGCGAAGACCGCACCGACCGGCACCGAGCCTCAGGTCGCCCCCGCCGCGCGCCGCCTGGTAAAGGAGCTGAATCTCGACCCGCACGCGATCCCGGGCACGGGCCGCGACGGTCGCATCCACAAGGCCGACGTCATCGCCTATCTGGACGAACGCGAGCAGGCCGCTCCGGCCAAGGATCCCGATCTGTCCCCCGCGGCGCCCGCGCCCAGCCCGAGCCTCACCGGCGAGGCCGGCCGCCCCGAGCAGCGGGTGCCCATGACCCGCCTGCGTGCCCGCGTCGCCGAGCGGCTGGTCCAGGCCCAGCAGAACGCGGCCATGCTGACCACCTTCAACGAGGTCGATCTCAAGGCCGTTCTCGCGCTGCGCAGCCGTTACAAAGACCAGTTCGAAAAGACCCACGGGGTCCGTCTCGGCTTCATGTCCTTCTTCGTGAAGGCCGCGGTGGAGGCCCTGCAACGCTTCCCGGTGATCAACGCCTCGGTCGACGGCGACGACATCATCTATCACGGTTATTACGACATCGGCATCGCGGTGAGCTCGCCGCGCGGTCTGGTCGTACCCATCCTGCGCAACTGCGATCAGCTCGGCATGGCCGATGTGGAGCAGGGCATCGTCGCCTTCGGAGAAAAGGCGCAGAACGGAAACCTCAGCTACGAAGAGCTCACGGGCGGTACCTTCTCGATCACCAACGGCGGGGTCTTCGGCTCGCTGCTCTCCACGCCCATCCTCAACCCGCCGCAGAGCGCCATCCTGGGGATGCACAAGATCCAGGAACGCCCGATCGCGGACAAGGGCGAGATCAAGATCGCACCCATGATGAATCTGGCCCTGACCTACGATCACCGGATCATCGACGGACGCGAGGCGGTGCAGTTCCTGGTCAGCATCAAGGAGACGTTGGAGGATCCGGCACGGTTGCTGCTGAGGATCTGA
- the hemC gene encoding hydroxymethylbilane synthase, producing the protein MSNIIRIATRKSPLAMWQAEHVSALLTELHPGLEIQIVGMTTKGDKILDAPLAKVGGKGLFVKELEQGMLEGVADIAVHSMKDVPVDFPEGLHLAVIMDREDPRDAFVSNRYEGLDDLPQGACVGTSSLRRQCQLSDRRPDLRIEPLRGNVNTRLAKLDAGEYDAIILAAAGLMRLGFESRIRGRIAPEDSLPAIGQGAIGIECRSADPRINDLIAPLHHRDTADRVLAERAMNARLHGGCQVPIAGHALIEGDRLVLEGLVGTPDGSRILRAESEGPREDWEAIGTRVADALLAQGAGEILSALQEP; encoded by the coding sequence ATGTCGAACATCATCCGTATCGCCACCCGTAAATCGCCCTTGGCCATGTGGCAGGCCGAGCATGTGTCCGCGCTGCTGACCGAGCTCCATCCGGGGCTCGAGATCCAGATTGTCGGGATGACCACCAAGGGCGACAAGATCCTCGATGCGCCGTTGGCGAAGGTCGGCGGTAAGGGCCTCTTCGTGAAGGAGCTCGAGCAGGGGATGTTGGAGGGCGTGGCCGATATCGCCGTGCACTCCATGAAGGACGTCCCGGTGGACTTTCCCGAGGGCCTTCATCTGGCGGTGATCATGGATCGCGAGGATCCGCGTGATGCCTTCGTGTCGAACCGCTACGAGGGCCTTGATGATCTCCCGCAGGGTGCCTGTGTCGGCACCTCGAGTCTGCGCCGCCAATGTCAGCTCTCCGACCGGCGCCCGGACCTGCGCATCGAGCCCTTGCGCGGCAACGTCAATACCCGTCTCGCCAAGCTCGATGCCGGCGAGTACGACGCCATCATTTTGGCCGCCGCCGGGCTGATGCGGCTGGGCTTCGAGTCGCGCATCCGCGGCCGGATCGCGCCCGAGGACAGCCTGCCGGCGATTGGGCAGGGTGCCATCGGGATCGAGTGCCGCAGCGCGGATCCGCGCATCAATGATCTGATCGCGCCGCTGCATCACCGCGATACCGCGGACCGGGTGCTCGCCGAGCGGGCGATGAACGCGCGTCTGCACGGCGGCTGTCAGGTCCCGATCGCCGGACATGCCCTGATCGAGGGCGACCGACTCGTCCTCGAGGGGTTGGTCGGGACGCCGGACGGATCCCGGATCCTGCGCGCCGAATCCGAAGGTCCGCGCGAGGATTGGGAGGCGATCGGAACACGGGTCGCCGACGCC
- a CDS encoding 2-oxoglutarate dehydrogenase E1 component: MSAILELFRSSGALYGGNAAFIEDLYERYLKDPESVDLAWRERFHVMHQEAANEVAHGPVRENFLRLAQESRTRARTRSTERLEPAAAEKQAAVLSLINGYRYRGHQVANLDPIKLRDTPKIADLDPAFHNLEPDDMDQVFHTGSLYAPDRMPLRAIIAMVEQIYCGTVGSEYMHITDTQEKRWIQKRLEGYRAIPELDTADRRWLLTLLTAAEGFEKYLHQRYVGQKRFSLEGSDALIPLLDELIQRAGRKGQKELVIGMAHRGRLSVLTNIFGKPPQDIFDEFEGRVQMDWRQMAGDVKYHMGFATDIDTPAGIVHLVLGFNPSHLEIINPVIEGSVRARQRRRHDRSGDQVLPVLIHGDAAFAGQGVVMETLQLSQTRSYATGGTVHIVINNQIGFTTSNPLDTRSTLYCTDVAKMVQAPVFHVNGDDPESVIFVTRMALDFRNQFHKDVIIDLVCYRRLGHNEADEPAVTQPMMYKKIRRHPTPRAVYADRLVADGLISKEEADAMVADYRDSIEQGVVVARPVLCGLDHAYRVDWGFCRNTDWNQSVDTGIPVEKLRELGDSMLRVPEGFELHPRVEKLWEERRKMAQGDQLLNWGFAENLAYATLLDAGTPVRLSGQDAGRGTFFHRHAKIHDQVTGNAYTPLQHIGEHQGAFIAIDSLLSEEAVLAYEYGFATAEPNALTLWEAQFGDFANGAQVVIDQFITSAGTKWGLCCGLVMLLPHGLEGQGAEHSSARLERFLQLCAEHNIQVCVPTTPGQMYHLLRRQIVRDYRKPLIVMTPKSLLRHRLAVSALDELTSGHFQTVIPEVDPIDPAQTERVVFCCGKVYFDLLEARRARGLTNVAIIRIEQLYPFPKEHFDRALEAYDTTEEIIWCQEEPQNQGAWDQIKHRFHNLMQDGKRPYYVGRPSSAAPAVGHRAAHVEQQERLIDEALTGHLNPSMNKRIPPQ, from the coding sequence ATGAGCGCAATCCTCGAGCTGTTTCGCAGTTCCGGTGCCCTTTACGGCGGCAATGCAGCCTTTATTGAAGACCTCTATGAACGTTATTTAAAGGACCCGGAGAGCGTCGATTTAGCGTGGCGAGAGCGCTTCCATGTCATGCACCAGGAGGCGGCCAACGAGGTCGCGCACGGGCCGGTGCGCGAGAACTTTCTGCGGCTCGCACAAGAGAGCCGGACCCGCGCACGCACACGCTCGACCGAGCGGCTCGAGCCCGCCGCCGCGGAAAAACAGGCTGCGGTGCTCTCCCTGATCAACGGCTACCGCTACCGCGGCCATCAGGTCGCCAACCTCGACCCGATCAAGCTGCGCGACACGCCGAAGATCGCGGACCTGGATCCGGCCTTCCACAACCTGGAGCCGGACGACATGGATCAGGTCTTCCATACAGGCTCGCTCTACGCCCCGGACCGCATGCCGCTGCGCGCCATCATCGCGATGGTCGAGCAGATCTATTGCGGTACGGTCGGCTCGGAGTACATGCACATCACCGATACCCAGGAGAAACGCTGGATCCAGAAGCGGCTCGAGGGGTATCGCGCGATACCCGAGCTCGACACCGCCGATCGGCGTTGGCTCTTGACCCTGCTGACCGCCGCCGAGGGCTTCGAGAAGTATCTCCACCAGCGCTATGTCGGCCAAAAGCGCTTCTCGCTCGAAGGCAGCGACGCCCTCATCCCGCTGCTGGACGAGCTGATCCAGCGTGCCGGACGCAAGGGCCAGAAGGAGCTGGTCATCGGCATGGCCCATCGCGGGCGCCTCAGCGTGCTGACCAACATCTTCGGCAAGCCGCCTCAGGACATCTTCGACGAGTTCGAGGGCCGGGTCCAGATGGATTGGCGCCAGATGGCCGGCGACGTGAAGTATCACATGGGCTTCGCGACCGACATCGATACCCCCGCCGGGATCGTCCATCTGGTGCTGGGATTCAACCCCTCGCATCTCGAGATCATCAACCCGGTCATCGAGGGCTCGGTGCGCGCACGCCAGCGCAGGCGCCACGACCGCAGCGGCGATCAGGTCCTGCCGGTGCTCATCCACGGCGACGCGGCCTTTGCCGGCCAGGGCGTGGTCATGGAGACGCTGCAGCTCTCCCAGACGCGCAGCTACGCCACCGGCGGCACCGTCCACATCGTCATCAACAACCAGATCGGCTTCACGACCAGCAACCCGCTCGACACCCGCTCCACGCTCTACTGCACCGATGTCGCCAAGATGGTACAGGCGCCGGTCTTTCACGTGAACGGCGACGACCCGGAGTCGGTCATCTTCGTCACCCGGATGGCGCTCGACTTCCGCAACCAGTTCCACAAGGACGTCATCATCGACCTGGTCTGTTACCGACGTCTCGGCCACAACGAGGCCGACGAGCCCGCGGTCACCCAGCCGATGATGTACAAAAAGATCCGCCGCCATCCGACCCCGCGGGCCGTCTATGCCGATCGCCTCGTTGCCGACGGCCTGATCTCCAAGGAGGAAGCCGATGCGATGGTTGCGGATTATCGCGACTCCATCGAGCAGGGCGTCGTGGTCGCGCGTCCGGTCCTGTGCGGGCTGGATCATGCCTACCGCGTCGATTGGGGCTTCTGCCGCAACACGGACTGGAATCAAAGCGTCGACACGGGTATCCCGGTCGAGAAGCTCCGCGAGCTCGGCGATTCCATGCTGCGGGTCCCCGAGGGCTTCGAGCTTCACCCACGGGTCGAAAAGCTGTGGGAAGAGCGGCGCAAGATGGCCCAGGGCGATCAGCTCCTGAACTGGGGCTTCGCGGAGAATCTCGCCTACGCCACCCTCCTCGACGCGGGTACCCCGGTGCGCCTGTCCGGACAGGATGCCGGTCGCGGGACCTTTTTCCATCGTCACGCCAAGATCCACGACCAAGTGACCGGCAACGCCTACACCCCGTTGCAGCACATCGGCGAGCATCAGGGCGCCTTCATCGCGATCGATTCGCTCCTGTCCGAGGAGGCGGTGCTGGCCTACGAATACGGTTTCGCGACCGCGGAGCCGAACGCGCTGACGCTCTGGGAAGCCCAGTTCGGGGACTTCGCCAACGGCGCCCAGGTGGTGATCGATCAGTTCATCACCTCCGCCGGAACCAAGTGGGGTCTGTGCTGCGGGCTCGTGATGCTGCTCCCGCACGGACTCGAGGGCCAGGGCGCCGAGCACTCTTCCGCCCGTCTGGAGCGCTTTCTGCAGCTCTGCGCCGAGCACAACATCCAAGTTTGCGTGCCGACCACGCCGGGCCAGATGTATCACCTGCTGCGCCGCCAGATCGTCCGCGACTACCGCAAACCGCTCATCGTCATGACCCCGAAGAGCCTGCTGCGCCATCGTCTCGCGGTCTCCGCGCTCGACGAGCTGACCAGCGGTCATTTCCAGACGGTCATCCCGGAGGTCGACCCGATCGACCCCGCGCAGACCGAGCGCGTGGTCTTCTGTTGCGGTAAGGTCTATTTCGATTTGCTCGAAGCGCGGCGCGCGCGTGGCCTGACGAATGTCGCCATCATCCGCATCGAGCAGCTTTATCCCTTCCCCAAGGAGCACTTCGACCGCGCGCTCGAGGCCTACGACACCACCGAAGAGATCATCTGGTGCCAGGAGGAGCCGCAGAACCAAGGCGCTTGGGACCAGATCAAACACCGCTTCCACAACCTGATGCAGGACGGAAAGCGGCCCTATTATGTCGGCCGCCCATCCTCCGCAGCACCGGCCGTCGGCCACCGCGCCGCGCACGTCGAGCAGCAGGAGCGGTTGATCGACGAGGCCCTGACCGGGCACTTGAACCCCAGCATGAACAAAAGGATCCCGCCACAATGA